The Falco peregrinus isolate bFalPer1 chromosome 9, bFalPer1.pri, whole genome shotgun sequence genome includes a window with the following:
- the MOCS3 gene encoding adenylyltransferase and sulfurtransferase MOCS3: protein MADGAEAARLSAEIGQREQELRGLRERLATVLLGDAAATEDGASAFPGDLPPLPAQASLSPADILRYSRQLVLPELGVRGQLRLARSSVLVVGCGGLGCPLAQYLAAAGIGRLGLVDHDVVETSNLHRQVLHGEARRGLPKAISAAAALRLLNSTVQYVPYCGALSPRTALELVRQYDVVADCSDNVPTRYLVNDACVLADKPLVSGSALRLEGQLVVYNYHGGPCYRCLFPKPPPPETVTNCADGGVLGVVPGIMGCIQALEVLKIVSGMGSSFSQFMLMFDAREGRFRNIKLRPKKPDCDVCGDNPSVTCLQDYEAFCGSSATDKCKTLHLLSSKDRISVEQYKKLLDEQVPHVLVDVRPPVEVDICHLVHAVHIPLSKLEEKDEEYLEYLKKRICEEKQRTNSQTSFPVYVVCKLGNDSQKAVKILQELPVKEFGSVLAKDIKGGLMAWASKIDPTFPQY from the coding sequence ATGGCGGACGGCGCGGAGGCGGCGCGGCTGAGTGCTGAGATCGGCCAGCGGGAGCAGGAGCTGCGCGGCTTACGAGAGCGGCTGGCCACCGTCTTGCTGGGGGACGCCGCGGCCACAGAGGACGGTGCCTCTGCCTTTCCCGGCGATCTGCCCCCTCTGCCCGCTCAGGCCTCTCTGAGTCCCGCCGACATCCTGCGGTACAGCCggcagctggtgctgcctgAGCTGGGCGTGCGGGGGCAGCTGCGCCTGGCCCGCTCCTCCGTGCTCGTGGTGGGCTGCGGCGGCCTGGGCTGCCCCCTGGCCCAGTACCTGGCCGCAGCTGGCATCGGCCGCCTGGGTCTGGTGGATCACGACGTGGTGGAGACGAGCAACCTGCACCGGCAGGTGCTGCACGGGGAGGCCCGCCGAGGGCTCCCCAAGGCCATATCTGCCGCGGCCGCCCTGCGGCTGCTCAACTCCACGGTGCAGTACGTGCCGTACTGCGGCGCCCTGAGCCCTCGCACTGCCCTGGAGCTGGTGCGGCAGTACGACGTCGTCGCCGACTGCTCCGACAACGTGCCCACCAGGTACTTGGTGAATGACGCCTGCGTTTTGGCTGACAAACCCCTGGTGTCTGGTAGTGCCCTCCGCCTAGAGGGGCAGCTAGTCGTGTACAACTACCATGGAGGGCCCTGCTACAGGTGTCTCTTCCCCAAGCCCCCTCCACCAGAGACGGTGACTAACTGTGCGGATGGGGGAGTGCTGGGTGTCGTGCCTGGCATCATGGGGTGCATCCAGGCCTTGGAGGTGCTGAAGATTGTCTCGGGAATGGGTTCCTCGTTCAGTCAGTTCATGCTGATGTTTGATGCCCGCGAAGGGAGATTTCGCAACATCAAGTTAAGACCAAAGAAACCAGACTGTGATGTCTGTGGTGACAATCCATCTGTCACTTGCCTGCAGGATTATGAGGCATTTTGTGGTTCTTCTGCAACAGACAAGTGTAAGACTTTACATCTGCTATCCAGTAAAGACAGGATATCTGTAGAGCAATACAAAAAATTGTTGGATGAGCAAGTTCCTCATGTTTTAGTAGATGTTCGTCCGCCAGTAGAGGTGGATATCTGTCACCTGGTACATGCTGTTCACATTCCTCTGAGTAAgctagaagaaaaagatgaagaatatctggaatacttaaaaaaaagaatttgtgaagaaaagcagaggactAACAGCCAAACATCTTTTCCTGTATATGTTGTTTGCAAATTAGGAAATGATTCCCAGAAGGCTGTAAAAATTTTGCAGGAGTTACCTGTCAAAGAATTTGGTTCTGTGTTGGCTAAGGATATTAAAGGGGGGCTCATGGCATGGGCTAGTAAAATTGACCCAACATTCCCTCAGTATTAG